The region AGACACTGGGTGGTCTGGAGACATCTGTGATTGTCACACCAGGGGTGCTCCTGGCACAAGGGTTGGGACAGGGATGCTGCTTAACACTCATGTTCAAATGGCCCTGCACAGAGAATGGCTTGGCACCCCAGTGCCCATGGGGCAGACCCTATTCTGGGGGCCAGCTTATTAGGCCAGAGTTGCTGGACCTGTCAGCCAGACCCTCAAGGAAGAAGACCTTTCATCCGTGGTGGCTATGTACTCTCCTCACAATGCAGCTCCTCCATTGTGCCCGCCAATGCACCCAAATTAATCAGGGGCTCTGAACTGCCCACCTGCCCAATCCAGTTCTCTCCCGCCAGGCTGCGCATGCAGCGATCACTTCGGGCTGCAACACCATGACCTGCCAGGTCAGCTCTTTTTGCTCAGGGAGCTGTGGAAATCTGAGGGTGCTGGACAGAGTGGGTATCCCTGCTCCAGCGCAATTTGGCCTCAGAACCCTGATCACCCAGAGAAGGGTTCTAGGGTCTTCACAGAACCACTCACACACTCTGCAGCAGCCCTCCTCTGCTTgggagccccaccccctccctgcctgcaggTGGCTCTGGGAAGATGAGATGAGTGGGTCACTGGCTCTGTTCTGAAGTTGGCAGGCAGCTTGTAGGGTGTGAGCTGGAACAGATGGGGTACACACTCCTCTTAGTGGGGCTAAGGATCCATACTGGTGGCCAGGACAGGTCTGATGGTAGCATGTGCTGGGAGACACCACCTAGTTCGTTGCCTGCTTTTTGGGCTCTGAAGACGCAAACAGGCCCACAAATTGGTGCTCTCCCTTTCCCATCCCACGATTACAACTTCTCCGCGAAAAATGCAAACAGCAGACAACAGAAGCCCCGACACACTGTTATTATGGTTGATTCAATCCATGAGGTCTGGATGCCGCcttccaattttcttttcttttgtctgcaGATCAAGCAGGGGAGCCTGGTTGACTCCATCCAGCTGTTGCCTGTGCTGTGAGGCCCTATTCGGGGCAGACAGCAGAGGGTGCTGGGCCGCAGCTGGTTCACTCTCTGGGGTGGGGCCATCCTGGGGGGCCACTCTGTAGGGTGCTGAGCAACATCCCTGTCCCCCCTACTCAATCCCAGGAGCACCTCATGTTGTGACAACCAATGTCCCCAGACATAGCCCAGTGTCCCCTGGGGGCAGAATCACCTGGATTGAGAACCAGAGTTCACGAAGACCTCTGAGGAGGAGGAATATTTGTGTCCACAGACATGTGACATCTCCTTGATGTTAGAAGTTGTATAGAGATGGATGAGCCTTTTGTGGCCAATGTCCTGTTTTGTGGTGAGTGCTGGTTCAGGGCCTTAGGTGGTACCCAGCCTACAGTCCTACTCAGGCAAAGCTCCTGTCACCACATGGCAGAGCTCCCCTGTCAGAGCTGGTTGGGGGTGGCGCTGCTGAGCTGGCCTCCGAAGACCCTGGATTTGGCCACCATTGGCAGGAGGACCTTAGCAATGAGTGTTGCTTCTTTAGCCTCTGCCAGGTGGGCCAACTGCTCTCCTCACCCCACCATGGAGATGTTCGGATCCTTGGCCAATGTGGAGAAAACTGACCTGAACCAGCCAAGAGACAGACACGTCACCCCTGCGGCTGGCTGACCCACAGTGGCTCCTGGAAGCAGATCCCAGGGCCAACCCTGCTCCTTTGACCActgcaggcaggaggggaggcagccTCTGGGGGCTGGTGGGACAGCCTGTGTCCTTTCCTACGACCCCGCCTGCCCAAATCACTCACGGTCTGTGTTACCACGGGGCCCAGAAGCAGATTTGCTGGGGCTGATGGGACCCCGGGGAGAGAGGAGCGGCTCAGAGCAGGGATGCTTGCTCACCACCCAGCAAATGAAGGCAGGACAGGCACAGGCACACTGGGGAGCGAGGGTGACAGGACTTGGGGCAGTGATGCTCTAACtgaagggaaggcagaggggacaCTTGGGTCTTTCCTCCCTCGCTGGTGTTGCCATGCCCTTCCTGGGCCTGCAGGTCCAGAAGGCGGCTCAGAGTAAGGGTGGAACATGACCTTGAAGGTTCCCCTTGGGAACAGGAGATGGGGATGTGATAACTGGTTGGAGGACAGGATGTGGTATCACCAGGGCCACCCCAGGGAACAAACAGCTGGTGGGGAAACAGCCTCATGTGCTTCTGGTGatagggaaggggcaggggcatgCAGCTGTGGATCCCTGGAGCCGACTGCTCTGCCCCGATATAGGGTTCCCACTGAATTCAGGGGGAAGGGGCCCCTGAGCCTTCTTGTACGGGAGGCCCTGGTGCCTCTACCTGGTCCCCTGCACAGTTCCATCCCCCCAGCTAAAGGCAAACTCCACGAGTCTGGTGACCTGCCCACCTGGAACATTCCAGTTTCTGCGTGGAGTGAAGTGGGGGCAGGCCACAGCACCAGGTTCAGGACCTGTGAAGAGGATGATGTTCCCACACCTGCGGGATCATTTTCCTGGCTTGGGGTCAGGGCCAGGCCATGAGGGGTTGTGAAATGGGTCCCCAATAGAAAGTTTAGATAGAAGTTTCTAGAAAGGGGTCCAATACTTGGGGCAGCACCAAGGTGAGCCAACAGAGTAAAAGTGGGGAAATTTGAACACACATCCCTGCTCCCCCAGACTCACAACAGAGTAGGTGGCCAGGGCCCTGGCAGAGGGTGCGCGCTCTTGTACCTCGTGCCCAGTGGGCTAAGCAGGGAACAGCAGGCCAGCCCCTGGGGTGTCCACCCTTTGATATGCCACTAGCTGCTCCTGGATCTCCCAGCATGACCAGAGTGGTTGACCAGAGGCCCCTCTAAGCCCAGGGCCATGGGAGGAGGGACCTGTCCTTGTCAGGGAGCTTAAATGCCCCATCTCAGTTCCTCCTGGCATTGGTGAGCACAGGAAGGAAATTCGAGATTTCAGAAAGGTGCACACCTGGGCCTCCTAGTCAACTCAGGGGACAAGAACAGTGTAATGAGCAGGTTCCAGcagcccagggcagagctgggagaagCCGAAGCCAGGCAGGAGAATCCAGCCCGGGTTGCCAGACCCCAGCACCCTCCAGCCACACCTCTAAGCCGGGCCAAGCAAATCCCCCAGGAATGGCTCAACCCATTCCTACTCCCCAGGCACGCTCCAGGTTGCTGGGACAACAATGGAAGCTAATGAGAGGTTGCCACAGTGCCGAGTTTACACCAACCATTTGGCTGTTAGTCTCTGCTCTCCTGCATTATCTGGGACTGGCTTCCTGTCTGTCTGGTGGAGGGAATTGAATGTGGCAGGGGGAAGATGGACCGCACAGCCTGTAGGGTCCATCTTGCTACAGAGACCCTGGGCAGACATGGGGTTATGAACGAATGGCCAAGCTGCCTCCCAGCACTGCCTGCACATCGCTCAGCCCATGGGTCTGTTCCCTTAGGAAACCCACACGCTCCCCTGGCCCAGCAACCCCAGTCCCCAGAAAGGCAACCTCCCCACTAGGGGGACAGCACCAGAAGGCAGAGGAGAGGATGGTCCTTAGGCACCTGGGACTCTGCCCATCCCCATAGAGGCAAAGCTTCAGGTGGCAGGAGTCACAGAGCTGCCCCATCTAACTGCAGAATGGATGCTCCTTGCTGGCGGCCTCCTCTGTTAGCCACAGAGCCAGTTGGGGGCAGAGGACAGAAGCCTCAGAGCCTCCAACGGCTCCTGTCCAGGTCCACACTGGGGgtatgtggggaggggagagtctCGGCCTGACCCCATGTGGatgcctggccctgcctcccacGTGAGTTGCCAGATCCCCATGCCCAGGTTGACGTGGTCACACAGTTTTGGTAAATACCTTTAAGTGAAGTATTTTACAAGTAGTAGTGTTGCCCTGAGGCTCGGGGTGTAGAATCTAGGGTCCAGTCTGGTCTCAGGTGGCCCCTCTGTGGGCAGGCAGCAACTGAGGGCCTGAGCTCCCCTCGGGGGAAGGCGGGGCTGTGGGATGTGGCCTGTGTCCAGCCCGGGGCTCCTAAGCACGGGGCGACTATGATGAAGAACGATGGCAACAGGATGGTCACCACTTGAGGAAGACCATGCCGGCCAGCACGGTGTagcccagcaccaggaagagGACTTTGAGCAGGCGGTCATTCTTCTCCTCCAGTTCCTTCCCCAGGATCTCAAAGAAGGTGACGAAGAGAAAGGTGCCTCCCACCAGACCCTGCAACAGCACGGAAGCCACGCTGCTGGGCACGCCCTGCGCGCTCTGGATGCCCAGGCCAATGCTGATGCCCAGGGGGATCATGGCGCTCACAGTGACGGCAAGCTTGGCTGCTTCCCTCAGGGGCATGGAGCTCCGGGCCATGTTGatgcccagggccacagccacCAGCGTCTCATGGATGGCCACGCCCACAAACAGGCTCAccaccttctccccctcctcctggaggcccagggccaggccttcAAAGATGGAGTGGGCCGACAGTGCAAAGACCAGGCTGAGGAGGCGCAGGGGGCTGGAGCGCGACAGCTCCTGGACACTGAGCccgtggctgtggctgtggggcTCCATGTAGAGTGCATGGCCCCGAGCAGCCCCCATGAAGGGGCTCTCGTACTCCGAGTCACTGCCGGCATCTGAGCCGGCGTTGAAGGTCTCCATGTCAATGAAGGATGGCTTCTCCTTGCGGAAGGTCAGGATGAGCTGCTCCAGGAAGATGGTCATGAAGAAGCCTAGCATCACAATGGTCTCCGCCAGTGGGTAGTCAGTGCTGATGTGCCCGAGACTCAGAACTTTCTGGAGCTGCAGTGGAGCCcgtgaaagagggagggagggggagagaaagaagaggggttAAAAGTCAGGGAGTCAATGCAACAGGGTTCATCTGACCTCACTGTTTAATTAGCAAAGCACAGCAACACCCAATTCATTTAAGTtaagaaaagggggggggggaggatggTGGGTTAATCCATGGTGAATTAAATAAAACGCTACTATAAAGGGAATCACGGTCCTCACCAACAGGAACTGGATTGTGACCTACAAAGACATGTctacccagaacctcagaatgtgactttattggGAAGAAGAGTCTTTGTTGATAGAAAATATTAAGGGCTGAATTTTGTCCTCctcccaaaataaaaattcatatattcaaGTCTCTGAGCTACTAGAACCTCAAAACTAACCATAATGGAAGAGAGGATCTTTAAAAAGGTGATTCCATTAAAATGAGGCTGTCAGGGCGGGCTCACTCCAAGAGAACTgtggaaaggcagaaaaagggAGGTCTGAGATGGACCAGCCCTGACAGCACCTTGAgctcggacttccagcctccggcACTGGCAGAGCGTAAGTGTTGTGTAGGCTACCCCAACTGTGGTGCTTTGTTTGGCCCCCTCGGGACACTCATGCATAAGATAAGGATCTTGAAATGAGATCATCCTGGTCCCTTAATCCAATGACAGGTGTCCTTATGAGACAGaagaagagacacagacagacacacaggcagaTGGCTATGTGAACACAGAGCCAGATATTGGGGTGACCTGTCCATAGGCCAAGCACTGCTAGTCACCACCAGAAGCTGGTAGAAAGCACGGAGCAGATTCTCCCTCACGGCCTCAGGACGactcagccctgctgacaccctgatctaGGACTGCCAGCCTCCGCCACTGTGGTATCAACCAGGCTTTCCAGCCCCCGCACCTGCAAGGGGTTTGCTTCCACATAACCCAGGTGGGGCTGTGTTCCCAGAGTCCTCCCATCACTCTGACCTCCTGGGTAAACACTTGCCAGCACATTCAGCCACCCATCAGATCTCGAGTTTGGTGCCATTCAACAGAATGTTCTGGATAACAGACACATTTCCTCTCTGTGTTGTCTGAGATAGGAGCCACTAGCCATGCATGAGGACTTGAAACATGGCTGGTGTGGCGGAGAACTGGCACGTTGACTTATACTTCATTGCAATTCACAGAAACTTGACTAGTTAGGCATGGCAAGCAGCCGCGACACTGGACAGTGCGGCTTTGGACACTGTCCAGAAAGGTGGGCAGTGGGCTCCTCAGGGCCTGGGTTAATGTTCTGTGGATTTGTAAGGAAGCTCGCACACACTGAGCCCTTCCCAGCCTTGGGGCCAGCTGCTGGCTCCATCCGAAACGTTCCCCCCCTTCAGCTTGACTCACAGCTGACAGAGGCTCATGCTTTCGATGTTGGCTTACACATAATTTCCAAGCACTCAATCTCCACCAGGTGCCCCAATCTCTCCTTTCCCAGAAACACCTTCGTTACAACCTGTGAACGCGCATGCACATATGCACGCATATGCACACCAAGTGTGTAGCTGGGGCGATGCTGCCCTCAGGGGAGAGGTGCGATATCTGCAGACATTTTGGTTGTCATGGCTTGTTGGGGGGAGGTGACGACATTAGAGCAGGGTCACTCTCTGCCGGGGGCCATCCTGGGCTCTGTGGGGTGTTAAGCAGCGTCCCTGGCACCTACACACTTGATGCCTCCAGTCATGATGACAACCACAGATGACCCCAAACACGGCCCAGTATTTCTTGGGGGCAGAGTCACCCCGTACTGCAGCAGAAGGCTGTACTTCTATAAAGAAGCcctttcattcatttgctcaacaTTTCATGGAGGCCTGCGTGTGCCCCACTGGGGGAAACACTAGCTTATGGCAAACAGAAACTACCCCCAGAGGGACAATCATGGATTGGAAAAGGCAAGGCAGACACACAAAGGCCATAGCTTATGGCACCGTTCCCCATGGCATGACTAGGACCTGGGTGCTGCTGGCTGAGGCTcggtgagggctggagggacttGAGCTTCTGAGGCACGTGAAGCCTGTGGGTAGGGGTACAGCAAAGGAGTGGCTTTGGAGGACCCTGAGAAGGCCATGTGCACTAaagggggacagggaaggacaAGGCCATTGTAGCAGGCCAGGCCTGAGGTAGGAGGGCAACAAAGGGTCACACCATGGGAACGTGGTCAATGGGGGAGGGTTTGAAAGTGGCACTGGGGTGCAGAAGCCATCAGACAAGACTCTGGTTTAACCTCATCGATGCCAAGTTATGAATGAATATCCTGTGCTGCATGACAAAGGAACAGAAGCTTAGCGGTATAATGCAATGCAACAGCATCATCTCACAGATACGTCAGAAATCTAAGCACAGGTTGCAGCCTGAGGATGAAGCAAGCAGCCATATTGGGAAGGCCCACAGGGCAAGGGACCAAGGGCAGCTCCCAGCCAACAGCCAGGAAGAAATTAGGCCCTGACTGACAACTGGGAGGGGCCTGAACCTGCCTTATAACTACATGAGCTTAGCTACCCCATCCCCATTTGAATCTTGAGATGATACCACAGTACAGTGGACACCTCGACTGCTGCCTCCTGAGAACCTAGAACAGAGGACCTAGCTAAGCAGTGTCCAACCtttgacccacagaaactgtgagataataaatgtgtgttgtctTAAGATGGTAAGTTTCATATCATTTGTTTGACAGCAGCAGCTGACTGGTACAGGAGTTGAAGAGAGGCCACAACTTCCAGCTCCAGGACAAAGTATGTGCTGCCAAGGGTACGTGGTCTGGTCAAGTAATGGCTAATGAGCTCACCGGCTGGGAATGCAAGATCTAGTTTAAACCCCTTGTTTATCtaggcccagagaggagaagcAACCAACTTGTGGTCACACAGCAAATTCATTTTCTACTTCCCATCACCCCTGTGGTGTCAAGGCACCCACTGAGTTCACAGTCAGAGTGAAAAAGTATCCGAGACTCTTGGCCATAAGGTGCCAAGGGCTGCTGAGACCACCCAGGGAGCCCTTACCTTTTCCCTCACCGCAGGCAGTAAAGCATTGAAGCAGGTGGCCAGAAAAACCCCACCTCCGAAGGTGTTGCAGAGCGAGAGGATCTTTTTTGAGCGGTGGGCCTTCTCAAAGTCTGTCTCAATGATCTTCACCGGGAGCAGCGAACCCAGCAGCATGAAGAAGAACACGCCCACCATGCAAAGAATTTTGACCACCAACAGCTTCACCATGGTGATGACCTGGGCTGCTGCGGTCACCACAGGGCTGAACCATGTGTGGGTGCACCTCCCGTCCCTTGATGCACTACCAGGGGCTCATGCCTCAGTCCAGCCACTGTGAACACCAAAGACAATTGCGTTAGCTGTTGATTTATCTGACCAACTCTAGTGGTCAAGCTCACTCTCCCCCGGCCCCCTGCCATACTTCACCCCATTCTGGGGCTGGCACACATCCCTGACTCCTGCAGAAAATTCTCCATGGCTGTGATGTCCAGTGCAGCAGTCACTAGCCAAATGTGTCtgtttacattaattaaaatggaagaaaatataaaattcagcCCCTTGAACTACCTGTATCTCAAGTGCTTAGGGACCGTGTGAGTCTGGAAGACACCATACTGGACACCACAGACAGTGTCCCCATTGTCTCAGTGTTCTATTGGGCGGTGGCGTTCCGCTGGCTCCCCGCTGCCCTCACATAAAATCCAAATGTGTCGCCCTGAGGCAAAGGCTCTGGGCCAACAGCTAGCTCCTGCGCTTCAGCTCGCCGAACTCTGCCCTTCGTGGTCCCTAAATGCGCCAAACctgttcctgcctcagggcttttGCGCAGGTTATTCTCCTGGCCTGGGACACTTCCTTCCCCAATGTTCAAGTGACATCTTGTCTTTCAAGTCATTGCTTCCAGGACCCCCCAGAAGGGCCTCCCTTGGCTGACCTCTGCTGTAAGCTGTGTCCTTTGTACCTACCCAGAGGTCTAGCGTACACCAGAGACTCGGTAACTGCTGGCTGAACATATGGATGTGCTGAAGCTTGTGGACCTCTTTACATAACTCAGTGAGCCAAGGTGGAGCACTCGTCACCCTGGACCTGAAAATACCACTGTTAGTAGGAGGGACCTTGGCTGCTCCCCTGTCCtcatatttttctctcaatttccCAGTTCTCACTGCCTGAACCCGCACTTCAGTGAGTTCTTCAGGTCTCAACTCAAATGCCACCAGTTATAGgtttctcccaccccctcccctgccattTTTCTGGCCTTATTTGTGCTAAAGAGAACTGCATAACTTAAAGTCCCTGGGTGTCCTCACTCGCTGTTGCCTTCAGGTATACAGTAGGCGCCCAATAAATATCTGCTGGTCATCCTTATGCCCCAAATCTGTGGAGTAGGGGTAAGGTGGCCCTGATGCTCTCAAACCCTGGGCTGATGGGGCTGGGAGAAAACAGGAcgggctcattcattcattcagcacttATTGAGCGCCTTCTGTGTGCCCCGCACGGCACCAGACGCCCCGCAGAGGATGAGGCTCACCTGGCCCCGCCCGAGAGAGGACAACTCGCGCTCTGCTGAGAGAATCGGAAGCAAATCACACAGATCTCGCCGATTATGGTGAAGCCGAGGACAGACGCTTCGTCTGGGCCTAAGCTAACGCGAGGCAGTGTccaccaggccccgcccccccccccccccccagcccccaggtccCGGCCCGTCCCCAGACCACACGTACCTTCGCAGGGCCCCTAGCTCGCCCACTGGCACTTCCCACAGCTCAACGGCCGGGTGGTCCAGTCTCTACAGCGTCGTTCCTGGCGGAGGCCCGGGTCGCCGCGCCGCAGCCCGCGTCCCGCCCACACCCCTGGTTATTGGCTTCTCCAAGCACCGTGGGCCTATAGGGCCTCTCTATTGGCTGAAGTGGCTGCCACTCATCCTGCGATTCCCACCTCTCCTACCGGCACTGAAAAGTAGTTTTCTCT is a window of Phyllostomus discolor isolate MPI-MPIP mPhyDis1 chromosome 8, mPhyDis1.pri.v3, whole genome shotgun sequence DNA encoding:
- the SLC39A3 gene encoding zinc transporter ZIP3 — encoded protein: MVKLLVVKILCMVGVFFFMLLGSLLPVKIIETDFEKAHRSKKILSLCNTFGGGVFLATCFNALLPAVREKLQKVLSLGHISTDYPLAETIVMLGFFMTIFLEQLILTFRKEKPSFIDMETFNAGSDAGSDSEYESPFMGAARGHALYMEPHSHSHGLSVQELSRSSPLRLLSLVFALSAHSIFEGLALGLQEEGEKVVSLFVGVAIHETLVAVALGINMARSSMPLREAAKLAVTVSAMIPLGISIGLGIQSAQGVPSSVASVLLQGLVGGTFLFVTFFEILGKELEEKNDRLLKVLFLVLGYTVLAGMVFLKW